A window from Drosophila nasuta strain 15112-1781.00 chromosome 3, ASM2355853v1, whole genome shotgun sequence encodes these proteins:
- the LOC132791664 gene encoding uncharacterized protein LOC132791664 → MNLQVCLYIIVLIYVREGDTGGACHYFSENKLDWFDALFACQKKKLCLANFDTKEAFDDLPRKFNITDEYWIGLNGYEKNVLRYVSNNEGVKYMPPEATINVEQPCIFLKPIFQGKLTFESDYCLRRRRYVCSSAVICNGVATNSTYKDKYSTELPCDMSDIVKDVIGIPK, encoded by the exons ATGAATTTACAAGTTTGTCTATACATTATAGTTCTTATATACGTTCGCGAGGGAGATACCGGCGGAGCCTGTCATTATTTCAGTGAAAATAAG TTGGACTGGTTCGACGCATTATTTGCCTGTCAGAAAAAGAAACTATGTCTGGCCAATTTTGATACCAAAGAAGCATTTGATGATCTCCCACGAAAATTCAATATTACAGACGAGTATTGGATTGGTCTAAACGGTTATGAGAAGAATGTACTTCGATATGTATCCAACAACGAAGGTGTTAAATATATGCCACCCGAAGCCACTATCAATGTTGAGCAGCCTTGCATTTTTCTAAAGCCCATCTTTCAAGGAAAATTAACCTTTGAATCAGACTACTGCTTACGTCGGCGTCGCTATGTCTGCTCATCGGCCGTCATCTGCAATGGTGTGGCGACAAACAGCACCTATAAAGACAAATATTCTACAGAACTTCCTTGTGATATGAGCGACATTGTCAAGGATGTCATTGGCATACCCAAGTAA